The genomic window CCTCTTTCTGATTTCTAGTATTGTAGTAGGAAGCCGTAATTACACCTCGCCATACTCAATTGAATCTAAACCTTAACAAAACCCTCCCTGCTGCAAGTATAAAACAGGCATCATCCTATaggcagaaaaaaaaaagataatgcAGCTTAATAGTGTTCTTCTATAGCTGGGCATTCGGCCTATGTGTTCTGTTGGCAGTGGCCGAGCTTGTGCTTAACGCCATAAGGGTTTCTATGTGTTCTATTAGAATGGTACATACATGATTTTTCTTGAATGGAGCTGCATTCAGATTTAAGTTCTCTATGAGTGTTACAGTTGAATTGAAAAAGGCTCGCTTCTGTTCTAAAGCTACTCTGTGATGTCTCTTAGTTAAATCTAAGCATCCTTTGAGCATATCGAATTTCCAATATGCTGATGTTGCATGTTTAAGATGATCAGGTCAGCTTGTAACTTTTCTTTCCTTCGAGCATATCGAATTTCCAACATGCTGATGTTGCATGTTTAAGATGATCCGATCAGCTTGTAACTTTTCTTTTGCGCTTTTGCTTATTACTCTGTGTAAAATTTGTTTGTCAGAAAGTAGTTTGTTAGGTACCAATGGCATAAAAAGGATGTGGTATCTAGTTCTCCATAGACAGAATGATATTCTAGGATTCCAGTTTAGTGATATTTGTAAGATTGAAACTTTATAGGGATTTTGGCATGTTTCTTATAACACTTCAGTAGCTGGAATTCGGTTAACCAGAGAAACAAGGATGCCAGTGAGAATTATATATTGCGGTTAAGAAAACCCAGTAGTGGCATACAAGCTAGGTTCTAACTGGTTAAGGAATATGATTGATTAAAGAAACTTAGAGTACAATTTTTGGGTTAATGATCTGGAGTCTAAAGTGTTTTCATTACTTATGTATATATTATGCGCAAATTTTTTTTACTTATGTATATACTAGTGTCCAGTGAGGATGCAAACTATTTTGGGTGTCTGGTTCCATTATTAACATGTAAGGATTGCTATCATCTATTTGTTCTCTTGTGCTTAGCATGGCAGTCTTGTTTAGTTCTTCTGTTTGCTGCATGCTTAACCTACCAATTCCTTTTCAGTTCCATCTGTGATGTCATAACTACTGTAGAATGTCACCTTGACCAATGTTTCTAACTCTCGACCAGGGAACTATGGCAGCTACTATCACCCTCCACACCAGCAGCATATACCATCACAAGTTCACTCTCCATCCCCGATGCCACAAGATGCACCAGGGAGCAGTCCATGGCGAAGTCCTATGCAGTTCCAGGATCCAATGTCAGGATATCAAGGAGCTCCTCCTCGCGCTCCACCTCATTGGGGCTCACATTCTGCTCCTCGAGGTCGAGGTTTTTATTCAAATTCACGAGACTCTGGGTTCAGGCACCCGAATCCCAGCCGAGGTGGTAGCCCAATGAATTATGGACCAAGAGGTGGCCCATACTCATCTTATGGACGTGGCAGGGAGCCCAACTACTTTGGCAGCCCAGGTTCAAgggggagaggggagaggggTGGTGTCGGTTTCCAGAACCATCCTGGCAGGCAAGGCCGGAGTTACTTCAACAAGTCAATGCTTGATGACCCTTGGTTGGACTTGCAACCTGCTGTTGGCAACATACTAATACCTAGGGCTGAGTATGACTCCAACAAGTCCTGGCTTCCAGAATCACTGCGCAAAAAGAAGGAAACACCTGCTCAAGGCCAAATTAAATCAACATCAGGATTGAGCCTAGCAGAATACCTTGACCTGTCTTTCAATGAGGTTTCTGATAAAGAGAAGTAGGCTTTATGTATGCATAGTTAGGACGACGGATGATGTTGTTTTTGCTATCATTTGCAATAGATCTGTTCCCTCAGAAATCATGTGCTTCTTTATCTTTGCTCCTCCCATTGCCCTGTATTGTGCGGATATGGCAATTTTACAGTATTTATACGTTCTACTAGTGATCTTATCTTACCATTGCCCTGTATTGTGCGGATATGGCAATTTCCCTCAGAAATCACTGCACCTAACTCTGGTGTCGTGGAGCTGGATGATAAGCTACACTCTTTGGAAGCATTTCATGCACCTCTTCATTAGAACTTAATAGGCTTTATTTAAAAAACAGACCTGTGGAGAAGGGAAAGTAACTAAGGCTGGGTAGCATGTCAGTGTTTTTTTGTTGGTGCATAACGACTAGTGAGTCCCCCATGCCTGTTTCTTGGATTGCATAGAAAGTTAGGTGGAAATTCTGTTAAAAAAAAGGCTGCAAATCTTGTGCCAAAGGTCAGCTGGAGATGCTGCTCTTTGTGATCAGTCTGGTGGCATTCCATCACTATCTGTAATAGTGCTCATTACAACCAGCTTCCAGGCTTCAGAGCAAGCGTTGGCACACTTTCAACTGTAATGGTGCACGTCACAAACAATATCTGGGCATAAATTTTACTTACACAGAAAGATGAGTCGAATTGCTCAGTAACACTACAAATAGCCTGTTCGCCTGgttgtatttggcttataagctatggcttatcagtcaacgaataatatttttttctcacactaaaccaatcaacggtactttcagccatggcttataagccaaacaagcctaaaCAAAAATAGGGCGAAAAGATCACATGTTGGAAACTGTGCCCAAACCTAACATGTCATCCTGACACTTAATGTCAGAGTAGTCTTCCGATTAATGCAAGTACCTAAGGTCGCTGGACACAATTTCCGTACCAAGTTCTAACGCACCGTGAAGAAATATATAAACACGGCCATTGTCATCCATATTCATATTCGTAGTCTGAATGATCGCTGAAGGGCGAgtttggtgcaagcggtagagttttATCACCTGTGACCGAAGGTCCGGGTTtgagtcacggtctcctcgcattgcacaggcgagggtaagacttGTCACTAACactcttccccagaccccgcatagagcgggagcttTTGCACTGGTACGCCCAGTCTGAATGATCGCTGCCAACAGATTCTGACGGTGGCATCCACCTCAACAGCATTGATTCCACTTTCATGGCACAGAACATCTTATCTTTTGATGTCCATACAATGAGTTCTGCAAATTAGCTAATGCGTTCACAGCATCTTGACAAAAGGTGTGTTTAGTTCCCCCAATTCCagaatttgacactatgcaaaaagaagattccccgtcacatcaaacttggaatacatatatggagtactaaatgttgacgaaatcaaaaactaattgcacagtttggttgtactttgcgagacggacgttttgagcctaattagacaacgattggacaattattaccaaataaaaacaaaacggtaTTGTAGCTACACTACCGTCAGAAACTCCGGCGGCGCCGATTCGGTGCCCATCTAAACATGGCCAAAAggtcttgtggaagtccttcctTTCTGGTGGACAAGGTATCACAAACAGTACTCATGATATGCCTTGCCAGATTTCTCAAGTCCTTTGTCATACATAGCCCAGTCAAGTAAGGCCCTTTTGACAGCCCTCTTGACCTTCTTTACATCTGTCTTCCTCCATATTTGGAAGGCTCGAAAAGCGTCCCAACTATCATCACCATTTTTGgcacttcttttttttttggttgaaaTTTTAAACTTTCATAGCATTACAAACAGGTTACAGAGATGGGGGGGGTCATGTTACCCTAATCAAAGTTTCCTAGCACATGCTTGACATTACAGGTTGGAGAATGAGCAAGTGCCTAGCGAGAGAAAAGATATGAATTCGGGATGCTTGCTCATCTTCCCTTTTTAGCAAGAGAATCAAAATCTTATACATCTTGGTTACAGAGAAGCTTCCTGTTTGATTGATGTCCTGCCCTTAAGCAATGATAGGACACATCGACCAATGTCTAAGATGAGTGCGTTGCGATCTAACAAGCACGATGGAGGCCAGCACCTAATTGTCAGTGCACAAAGTCGTGTCGTGAAGATCGAGTGCAGTAGCCAGCTCGACGCGTGAGCTTTGACCTCTAAGGGTTCCAAGACCTGAGCAATTGCTACGTGGGAAAAAAAAGAAGCATGGAGAATACTCCTAGCAGGTTGAGTGAGAATGATAACTCAAATTTCAGTATGATTGCTTGAAGTAGGATTTTGTAAGTCAACAGAggcatcaaaaaaaaaaaatgtggCCTGTAAGGTAGCAAAATGAGCAGCACCTGC from Miscanthus floridulus cultivar M001 chromosome 11, ASM1932011v1, whole genome shotgun sequence includes these protein-coding regions:
- the LOC136493086 gene encoding protein SICKLE-like yields the protein MDSGEREAEESSSQRRERLLALRSAANASPAGAPPPAPAGSLLPDPDLPGDQAASVCPPPPQRFDYYTNPAAAFTSSHSGGATNPTWSHKRKGPPACYAPPPPAYGNYGSYYHPPHQQHIPSQVHSPSPMPQDAPGSSPWRSPMQFQDPMSGYQGAPPRAPPHWGSHSAPRGRGFYSNSRDSGFRHPNPSRGGSPMNYGPRGGPYSSYGRGREPNYFGSPGSRGRGERGGVGFQNHPGRQGRSYFNKSMLDDPWLDLQPAVGNILIPRAEYDSNKSWLPESLRKKKETPAQGQIKSTSGLSLAEYLDLSFNEVSDKEK